In Lycium ferocissimum isolate CSIRO_LF1 chromosome 3, AGI_CSIRO_Lferr_CH_V1, whole genome shotgun sequence, the genomic window attttgtaactttaccagaaacaacaacaacatacctagtgtaatcccacaagtgggggaCTGTTTCCGGAAGATGTAACTAGACCAGAAGCCtaaaagaattcaagaagaggCACGAAATTCCCGTAGTAGTTTAATCCTTGTACTGGAAGAatggaaaaggaaaatgagTTTTCATACTTTCAGTCAACAGTCTATTTGCAATAGAATCAATCAATATTACTAGTGGAATATGCTTTCCCCATTTACCTCAGCCTTACCCAAGTCAGAGGAGCAAACTTTGACACAGTGGCTGTGATGGTTTGGCTTTAACTATCACGTCTTCCAAAAAACTTTTGTAGTAAAACTTATGTACTTATCAGAGAGGTCTTTGCTTAATCTGTTGCTTTCCTAAGGAGTAAGCTGCTCTTTTAATCATGCCACCTTTTCTAGTCTGGAAAAAAATGAATCTGACTTGTTTCATTTGTCTTGGACGAATGCCATATATTTCACCAAACATACATGAAAGTAAGTCCAATTTGGAAGGTCTCCTCCAGAGGCATGTTGAAATGGCTGCTGAGATAAAGAATCTCGATACTGACCTGCAAATGTTGgtatatgaaaattacaacAAGTTCGTAAGTGCCACAGACACAATTAAAAGGTAAACCCTGTTCTAGAAAGTTGTTTTGAACCCATTTCATCTCTTGAGGGGCAAatattaggttttttttttttttttgataagtataTATTAGGGGGTATAGTTGCAACTAACTCTACGTAGGTTGAGTTTGTTAGTACTTATAGCATGTTTCATGAGTCCTCAATTTCGGTGCTCTACGATATGGGAGATCATGCAATTGTTAGAAGTTTCTTAAACTGATTATGCATGGCTTCAGCTTATATGTTGAATCATTTACAATTGGGTTTATCTTGTCGTGTTCTCATTTGGCATTAATGAAGAACTCACTTTTAAGATTACCTTCccaggatgaaaaataatattgttgGCATGGAAACAAATATGGAGCAGCTTCTTGAAAaggtttttgttttttccccccttttttacttgtttaaagaaattctttactttttttttggttggttaTAATCATGACCTAAGCAGCAAAACAATGAAAGATGTGTGTCAAGAATTAGATTTCCTTCAATTATTTGCAGATAATCtgttaccattctcaaaaaaaaaaaaaaaattatttgcagATAATGTCCGTACAATCTAAAAGTGACGGGGTCAATACTTCTCTTTTTGAGAAGAGGGAGCACATAGAGAAATTGCATCGGACCGGTAATCTTCTACGCAAAGTTCAGGTACTAAAGTGAGGTGTTAAGCTCTTGCAATGTCTTGTGCCATTGTAAAATGTGTCTTTTCTTATTGAGGATTTAAGTTACCAACTGTGGGTTCTTATAAGAATCTTTAGAACTAAGTGATGCTTGATGTTAGTGATGAGGATAAAGGAATTAGCATTTCCTTTATACCCCCGATATCTTGAGCTGGTTGACTTTTGACTGTTTATGATTTAACCAAGGGAaatacttattaaaaaaaaattaagggaaaataaGATGCTCATTCAGCAGTGAAATAGATTGATCCAGATGTTAATTGAAGAATGACGTTATCTATTACTTCTCATTGTTTATGTGGAATATGTGAAGCAATTTACTTATTAAGTGAAAATTGTTTTTAGGAAGGAAGGAATAATCCATTCCAAATTTTAGTCACCGGATCATGGAGCTGTTAATAGTCTGCATGATTAATGGTCAAAAAGGATTGAGTGAAGTTGTAAATAAATGCTAAagtcaaattaaaaataaaatgtctTATTACCTTCACCGTTTTATAGAGTTGTTATTCAGGTTCATCATGTAACTTTCTTTTCTGAGATAGATAAAATGCAACTTTATGTTGTAT contains:
- the LOC132049062 gene encoding vacuolar protein sorting-associated protein 51 homolog produces the protein MPPFLVWKKMNLTCFICLGRMPYISPNIHESKSNLEGLLQRHVEMAAEIKNLDTDLQMLVYENYNKFVSATDTIKRMKNNIVGMETNMEQLLEKIMSVQSKSDGVNTSLFEKREHIEKLHRTGNLLRKVQFIYDLPARLAKCIKSEAYADAVKYYTGAMPIFQGIWRLPRSRDCKETQRKQFAVITNELAGFSSFLVTLLSRCHSWLR